From Arthrobacter sp. FW306-2-2C-D06B, a single genomic window includes:
- a CDS encoding transporter substrate-binding domain-containing protein produces the protein MINATSAPSDSRFHATPTVIGDLHMLKFTKPALAAAALALLLSGCSAAASPSSTGQASATAPKGLTTSGKLTLCIDPEYAPLEYYANGSSGDIAGFDADAARALAKHWGVDAKFEVTTFDGLMPGLQTRRCDAIFGGLYMSKARLDVADASAVMNAGPAILAAPSSAGNYKTSLDLCGHSVAAQSASANAARVTALKDECKKAGKDEPKLTEYPKTAETVLAGLNGKSEALIETNVAAAYMASQNEGKLTVAPGVFPADTTFGVFTRKNDPLSPAIAQALKELHQDGTLAKIAKDNKLDPTIVDVP, from the coding sequence GTGATCAACGCCACATCGGCGCCCTCCGACTCGCGTTTCCACGCGACCCCAACAGTCATTGGAGATCTGCACATGCTCAAGTTCACGAAGCCCGCCCTGGCGGCCGCTGCGTTGGCCCTGCTGTTAAGCGGCTGCTCCGCCGCGGCCTCCCCCAGTTCCACGGGGCAGGCATCGGCCACCGCGCCGAAGGGCCTCACCACGAGCGGCAAGCTCACCCTCTGCATCGACCCGGAATACGCGCCGCTGGAGTACTACGCCAACGGTTCCAGCGGTGACATTGCAGGGTTCGACGCCGATGCCGCCCGGGCGCTCGCCAAACACTGGGGCGTCGATGCCAAGTTTGAAGTGACCACCTTCGACGGCCTCATGCCGGGGCTCCAAACCCGCCGCTGCGATGCCATCTTCGGTGGCCTCTATATGAGCAAGGCCCGCCTGGACGTCGCCGACGCTTCAGCAGTGATGAACGCGGGTCCCGCGATCCTCGCCGCCCCAAGCAGCGCCGGGAATTACAAGACCTCGCTGGATCTGTGCGGCCACTCCGTCGCAGCGCAGAGTGCCTCAGCCAACGCCGCCCGCGTCACTGCGCTCAAGGACGAGTGCAAGAAAGCCGGCAAGGACGAGCCCAAGCTCACCGAATACCCCAAGACCGCTGAAACAGTGCTGGCAGGCCTCAACGGCAAGTCCGAGGCCTTGATCGAGACCAATGTGGCGGCCGCCTACATGGCCAGCCAGAACGAAGGCAAGCTCACAGTGGCCCCGGGAGTCTTCCCGGCCGACACCACCTTCGGCGTGTTCACCCGCAAGAACGACCCGTTGTCTCCCGCCATCGCGCAAGCGCTGAAGGAACTCCACCAGGACGGCACCTTGGCCAAGATCGCCAAGGACAACAAGCTCGATCCCACGATCGTCGACGTCCCCTAG
- the uraD gene encoding 2-oxo-4-hydroxy-4-carboxy-5-ureidoimidazoline decarboxylase, with the protein MQLEVFNSVDRADAIDVLRPCLDIQRWVEQVADARPFSGLDSLLDFARETAEPFTSDEVAAAMAHHPRIGERPNAQTTEAAMSRSEQAGVDPGDDGVVTALAEGNREYESKFGRVFLIRAAGRTAKEILASLQERLNHTAEEEDVIVAGQLREIALLRLAGVISEASASTEGVSSK; encoded by the coding sequence ATGCAGCTTGAAGTATTCAACAGCGTGGACCGTGCGGACGCCATCGACGTCCTCCGCCCATGCCTCGATATCCAGCGTTGGGTGGAGCAGGTCGCAGATGCGCGCCCCTTCAGCGGCTTGGACTCCTTGCTAGATTTCGCCCGGGAAACCGCAGAGCCCTTCACCTCGGACGAAGTGGCCGCTGCAATGGCCCATCACCCCCGGATCGGCGAACGGCCCAATGCCCAGACCACGGAAGCCGCGATGTCCCGCTCCGAACAGGCGGGCGTCGACCCCGGCGATGACGGCGTCGTCACCGCTTTGGCCGAAGGCAACCGTGAGTACGAGTCCAAGTTTGGCCGCGTCTTCCTGATTCGCGCCGCGGGCCGGACAGCCAAGGAAATCCTGGCCTCCCTCCAAGAGCGCCTGAACCACACCGCTGAAGAAGAAGACGTCATCGTGGCGGGCCAGTTGCGCGAAATCGCGTTGCTGCGCCTTGCCGGCGTGATCAGCGAAGCCAGCGCAAGCACCGAAGGAGTGTCCAGCAAATGA
- a CDS encoding pyridoxal-phosphate-dependent aminotransferase family protein, with protein sequence MPEVLTSRYLFGPGPSNCYPEVTAALAYPVIGHLDPVFIERLDRTCAGLRTVWGTRNARTLPLSATGSGGMEAAFVNTVSDGDVAVIAVNGLFGERMCEVARRCGATVVRVDHEWGQPVDAERVLAAHPHPKVIAAVHAETSTGVLSDVAPLGAGKGDALLIVDAVTSIGGLDLLADDWGIDVGYAGTQKCLGAPPGLSPFTVSERAFERRIKEPRSWYLDIGLLGGYVGAASGSRTYHHTAPVTMIAGLEAGLDRILAEGLAAVQARHRAAGAELRDGLEAMGLELFAAEGARLPSLTTVKVPDGVDSAAVRAYLLENFSMEIGSGAGAFTSTVWRIGMMGPNANRASVKLVLGALEEAIAKA encoded by the coding sequence ATGCCAGAGGTCCTGACTTCCCGGTATCTCTTCGGACCGGGTCCCAGCAATTGCTATCCGGAAGTGACCGCCGCGTTGGCGTATCCGGTGATCGGGCATTTGGATCCGGTGTTCATAGAGCGCCTGGACCGGACATGCGCGGGGCTTCGAACTGTGTGGGGAACCCGGAATGCCCGCACCCTGCCGTTGAGTGCCACTGGATCCGGCGGCATGGAGGCTGCGTTTGTTAATACAGTGTCCGACGGCGACGTGGCAGTAATCGCCGTCAATGGGCTTTTCGGTGAGCGCATGTGTGAGGTTGCGCGCCGCTGCGGGGCCACGGTGGTCCGCGTCGACCATGAATGGGGCCAGCCGGTGGACGCGGAGCGGGTTCTCGCCGCGCACCCGCATCCGAAGGTGATCGCCGCCGTCCATGCCGAAACCTCGACGGGTGTCCTGTCCGACGTCGCGCCCCTTGGCGCAGGCAAAGGCGACGCGCTATTGATTGTGGACGCGGTGACGTCCATCGGCGGGCTGGACCTTCTTGCTGACGACTGGGGGATCGACGTCGGTTATGCCGGGACGCAGAAGTGTTTGGGAGCGCCCCCTGGCTTGTCGCCGTTCACCGTGTCCGAGCGCGCTTTCGAGCGGCGCATCAAGGAGCCGCGATCGTGGTACCTGGATATCGGCCTTTTGGGTGGGTATGTTGGCGCGGCGAGCGGCAGCCGGACCTATCACCATACGGCTCCGGTGACCATGATCGCAGGGCTCGAGGCAGGACTGGACCGCATCTTGGCCGAGGGGCTCGCGGCTGTTCAAGCGCGGCACCGTGCGGCCGGGGCCGAGTTGCGGGATGGCCTTGAAGCGATGGGGCTCGAGCTGTTTGCCGCGGAGGGCGCGCGATTGCCGAGCCTCACCACGGTTAAAGTGCCCGACGGCGTGGACTCGGCCGCCGTCCGCGCATACCTTCTGGAGAACTTCAGTATGGAAATCGGCTCCGGGGCGGGTGCGTTTACGTCGACCGTTTGGCGGATAGGCATGATGGGGCCGAATGCCAACAGGGCGTCGGTGAAGCTCGTCCTTGGCGCGCTGGAAGAAGCGATCGCCAAAGCCTGA
- a CDS encoding Lrp/AsnC family transcriptional regulator: MHDLDDRLIRLLQADGRASFSDLSKQLGVTRSAVTAKVNELTSSGELRIVAAVHPRLLGLTAVAHISIQLNGSARAALEKLSQLDGAVFASLTTGKYGIIAELRLPTVERLYEDVEAVRLCEGVAAVDVLMYKEVVRSLFLGKEPPDPRLELDQADLLLMSELQVDGRLGFEALGERIGLSASAARIRVLRLLEARVMQIGPIRSRSGSSRSMAFGFGISTAAGTEEAIDFFSATPGVEFIASCLGRHDLVATVGVSSLDEMYEVLDKVRAMDSVASVECWLHLKIVQERYAKPLDKMLATKAQSNGH, from the coding sequence ATGCATGATCTGGACGACAGGCTGATCCGCCTGCTGCAGGCCGATGGCCGGGCCTCGTTCAGCGATCTGTCCAAGCAGCTGGGCGTGACACGCTCCGCCGTGACGGCCAAGGTCAATGAGCTCACATCCTCCGGAGAACTGCGGATTGTCGCTGCAGTCCATCCGCGATTGCTCGGCCTGACCGCCGTCGCGCACATCTCCATCCAGCTCAACGGTTCCGCACGGGCTGCCCTGGAGAAGCTGAGCCAATTGGACGGCGCCGTCTTTGCCTCCCTCACCACGGGCAAGTATGGCATTATCGCCGAACTCCGCCTGCCGACGGTGGAAAGGCTCTATGAAGACGTCGAGGCCGTCCGCCTTTGCGAAGGCGTGGCTGCCGTCGATGTCCTCATGTACAAAGAGGTGGTCCGCAGCCTCTTCCTCGGGAAGGAGCCACCGGACCCCCGGCTCGAACTCGACCAGGCGGACCTGCTCCTCATGAGCGAGTTGCAGGTGGACGGGCGCCTCGGCTTCGAGGCCCTCGGCGAACGGATCGGCCTTTCGGCCAGCGCCGCCAGGATCCGGGTCCTTCGCCTGCTGGAAGCCCGCGTCATGCAGATCGGCCCTATCCGGAGCCGTTCCGGCTCTTCGCGGTCCATGGCCTTTGGCTTCGGAATCTCGACAGCAGCCGGCACTGAGGAAGCAATCGACTTCTTCTCTGCGACGCCCGGCGTGGAGTTCATAGCCAGCTGCCTCGGCAGGCACGACCTCGTGGCAACCGTGGGTGTCAGCTCCCTGGACGAAATGTACGAGGTCCTGGACAAGGTACGCGCGATGGACTCAGTGGCAAGCGTGGAGTGCTGGCTGCATCTGAAAATCGTCCAGGAACGATACGCCAAGCCCCTCGACAAAATGCTCGCGACCAAGGCCCAATCCAACGGCCACTAG
- a CDS encoding FadR/GntR family transcriptional regulator: MFLVEPIESPLLETVLLPARGHMAFESCVEHLGSAIQLGIFKTGERLPPERDLAERMQVSRATLREAISALRAAGFVTTVRGRGGGTIVEPVGNARPPERLGNKDRQEEISDILIFRSVIEPGACQRAASMRLSEDQRRLLTDSLAEVENAGSPVEYRQADARLHLAFSAVAGSSELNKASTTIQTKIHEFLAEIPFLQRNIEHSNQEHRLIVQAILDGEPAAARSVMELHCESTAALLKGLLK, encoded by the coding sequence ATGTTCCTCGTTGAACCGATTGAATCCCCCCTACTGGAGACGGTCTTGCTCCCCGCGCGTGGACACATGGCCTTCGAGTCGTGCGTCGAGCACTTGGGATCGGCAATTCAGTTGGGGATCTTCAAAACCGGCGAGCGACTCCCGCCCGAGCGCGACTTGGCCGAGCGTATGCAGGTCTCCCGGGCGACGTTGCGGGAAGCGATCAGCGCACTGCGCGCGGCCGGTTTCGTCACGACCGTCCGGGGGAGGGGCGGCGGAACCATCGTGGAACCGGTCGGCAACGCGCGGCCGCCTGAGCGGCTCGGCAACAAGGACCGGCAGGAGGAAATCAGCGACATCCTCATCTTCCGCTCGGTGATTGAACCCGGGGCCTGCCAGCGGGCGGCCTCGATGCGACTGAGCGAGGATCAGCGCCGGCTTCTGACTGACTCGTTGGCCGAGGTCGAAAACGCGGGTTCACCGGTGGAATACAGGCAAGCGGACGCCCGCCTTCACTTGGCGTTCTCCGCTGTTGCGGGCTCGTCCGAACTCAACAAAGCCAGTACCACCATCCAGACAAAGATCCACGAATTCCTGGCGGAAATCCCCTTTCTGCAGCGGAATATCGAACATTCAAACCAAGAACATCGATTGATAGTGCAGGCCATCCTCGACGGCGAGCCTGCAGCGGCCCGAAGCGTCATGGAATTGCACTGCGAGTCCACTGCCGCACTACTCAAGGGACTACTGAAATGA
- a CDS encoding aldehyde dehydrogenase family protein yields MSATTFDIINPATEEFLQTVELASLAETDALIARAAGAFETWRKVSPSDRALLLRRFAAAVDADLENLARLEVRNSGHTVGNARWEAGNARDVISYYSAAPERHFGRQIPVAGGLDVTFHEPLGVVGIIVPWNFPMPIAAWGFAPALAAGNTVVLKPAELTPLTAMRLGELAREAGLPDGVLTIIPGKGSVVGARFVTHPAVRKVVFTGSTGVGKQIMAGCADQVKRVTLELGGKSANIVFADADLQAAAAAAPGGAFDNAGQDCCARSRILVEKSAYDAFLELLEPAVRAVKVGDPADESTVMGPLISARQRETVAGFVPSGAPIAFQGEVPEGPGFWFPPTVLAPDSFDDPAVREEIFGPVVVVVPFNDEADAVRIANDTEYGLSGSIWTQDIGRALRVARGVDAGNLSVNSHSSVRYSTPFGGFKQSGLGRELGPDALDSFSEVKNVFIAH; encoded by the coding sequence GTGAGCGCCACAACTTTTGACATCATCAATCCGGCCACCGAGGAATTCCTTCAAACCGTTGAACTGGCATCCCTGGCCGAGACCGACGCACTGATTGCCCGCGCGGCTGGCGCCTTTGAGACCTGGCGGAAGGTGTCGCCGTCGGACCGGGCACTGCTCTTGCGCCGGTTCGCGGCCGCCGTCGACGCCGATCTGGAAAACCTCGCACGACTGGAAGTCCGCAATTCGGGACACACGGTCGGCAACGCCCGCTGGGAAGCGGGCAATGCGCGCGACGTCATCAGTTACTACTCGGCGGCTCCTGAACGGCACTTCGGGCGGCAGATCCCCGTTGCCGGAGGCCTCGATGTGACCTTCCACGAGCCGTTGGGCGTCGTCGGCATTATTGTGCCGTGGAACTTTCCCATGCCGATTGCGGCGTGGGGCTTCGCTCCGGCGCTCGCGGCAGGCAACACGGTGGTACTCAAGCCTGCGGAACTTACGCCCCTGACGGCGATGAGGCTGGGTGAGCTCGCGCGCGAGGCCGGCCTGCCCGACGGCGTGCTGACCATCATCCCGGGGAAGGGCTCCGTGGTGGGGGCGCGCTTCGTGACCCACCCCGCGGTGCGGAAGGTCGTCTTTACCGGGTCTACCGGGGTTGGCAAGCAGATCATGGCCGGTTGTGCCGATCAAGTGAAGCGGGTGACGCTCGAGTTGGGTGGCAAGAGCGCGAACATTGTGTTCGCCGACGCCGACCTTCAGGCCGCCGCCGCCGCAGCGCCCGGTGGTGCGTTCGACAATGCCGGCCAGGACTGCTGTGCAAGGTCCCGGATCCTGGTGGAAAAGTCCGCCTACGATGCTTTTCTTGAGCTTTTGGAGCCCGCTGTTCGGGCTGTCAAAGTCGGCGACCCGGCTGACGAAAGTACCGTCATGGGGCCGTTGATTTCCGCCCGGCAAAGGGAAACCGTCGCGGGCTTTGTGCCCTCGGGAGCGCCCATAGCCTTCCAGGGCGAGGTGCCCGAAGGGCCGGGTTTCTGGTTCCCGCCCACTGTCCTGGCCCCCGACTCCTTTGACGACCCGGCGGTGCGTGAGGAGATCTTCGGACCAGTCGTCGTCGTCGTTCCCTTCAACGACGAGGCGGACGCCGTCCGGATTGCCAACGACACCGAATACGGCCTCTCCGGATCCATTTGGACCCAGGACATTGGCCGGGCCCTGCGCGTGGCCCGCGGAGTGGATGCCGGAAACCTCTCGGTGAACTCGCACTCCTCAGTCCGGTATTCGACGCCGTTCGGCGGCTTCAAGCAATCGGGCCTGGGCCGCGAGCTGGGTCCTGACGCGCTCGATTCCTTCAGCGAAGTAAAGAACGTCTTCATCGCGCACTGA
- a CDS encoding amino acid permease, whose amino-acid sequence MSDRSTAAKVQAVQDADAAALAELGYKQELHRGMSGFSNFAVSFSIISILAGCITSFSIALKSGGPAAINVGWPIVGLLVLCVALSMAEVCSRYPTAGGLYFWAGRLAKRNKRAWAWYVGWFNFLGEVAVTAAIDFGCATTMMAFAALTFGVEPTAGGTFALFVVLMIIHALLNSFGVKIVSFLSNVSAWWHIVGVAIIVAALWIMPTSHQSFDWTMTAWHNETGFTFGPYVFLMGLLMSQYTYTGYDASAHVAEETKNAAIAAPKGIVMSVVISIIGGWILLYSLVAAIPDGSEEGLTTLGATATGLPPAQIFLDALGNPGVAKFLLAIVVGAQFFCGMASVTANSRMTYAFSRDNALPGSRIWAKVNARSGTPTNSIWLCVGCAIVLASPALFNTTAYFAVTSVAVIGLYIAYITPVLLRRLNKNFVPGPWHLGKWSPVINWIAIVWVAVIVILFVLPPVADITIDTFNYAPIAVVVVFLLATVLWYTTGRRTFMTSAEQEHLTIDADKLLN is encoded by the coding sequence ATGAGTGATCGTTCTACGGCAGCGAAGGTGCAGGCTGTGCAAGACGCAGATGCTGCGGCCCTCGCCGAGCTTGGCTACAAGCAAGAGCTACATCGCGGCATGTCCGGCTTCTCCAACTTCGCAGTCTCGTTTTCCATCATTTCGATCTTGGCTGGCTGCATTACCTCCTTCAGCATTGCGCTCAAGTCCGGCGGCCCGGCTGCCATCAACGTGGGTTGGCCGATCGTTGGCCTCTTGGTCCTGTGCGTGGCTCTTTCAATGGCCGAGGTTTGTTCGCGCTACCCGACAGCCGGTGGGCTCTATTTCTGGGCCGGCAGGCTCGCCAAACGCAATAAGCGGGCCTGGGCCTGGTATGTCGGCTGGTTCAACTTCCTTGGTGAGGTGGCCGTCACCGCGGCAATCGACTTTGGCTGCGCGACGACAATGATGGCTTTCGCGGCGCTGACTTTCGGCGTCGAGCCCACCGCGGGCGGTACGTTCGCACTGTTCGTCGTCCTGATGATCATCCACGCCCTGCTCAACAGTTTCGGCGTCAAGATTGTCAGTTTCCTGTCCAATGTCTCCGCCTGGTGGCACATTGTGGGCGTCGCGATCATCGTGGCGGCCCTGTGGATCATGCCCACGAGCCACCAGTCCTTCGACTGGACGATGACGGCGTGGCACAACGAAACCGGCTTCACCTTCGGACCGTACGTCTTCCTTATGGGCCTGCTCATGTCGCAGTACACCTACACCGGCTACGATGCTTCGGCCCACGTTGCCGAAGAGACCAAGAACGCAGCCATCGCGGCCCCGAAGGGGATTGTCATGAGCGTGGTCATCTCCATCATTGGTGGCTGGATTCTGCTCTACTCACTCGTCGCGGCGATCCCGGACGGCTCAGAGGAGGGCCTGACCACACTTGGCGCCACGGCAACCGGGTTGCCCCCGGCACAGATTTTCCTGGATGCCCTCGGTAATCCTGGCGTAGCGAAATTCCTGCTCGCTATCGTGGTGGGCGCACAGTTCTTCTGCGGTATGGCGTCCGTGACCGCCAACTCGCGCATGACGTACGCTTTCTCCCGCGACAATGCACTGCCGGGCTCCCGCATCTGGGCCAAAGTCAACGCCCGGAGCGGCACCCCCACAAATTCCATCTGGCTCTGCGTTGGCTGCGCGATTGTGCTCGCCTCACCCGCCCTGTTCAACACAACCGCGTATTTTGCCGTGACGAGCGTCGCCGTCATTGGCCTCTACATCGCGTATATCACCCCGGTGTTGCTCCGCAGGCTCAACAAGAACTTCGTGCCGGGCCCGTGGCACCTCGGGAAATGGAGTCCCGTCATCAACTGGATAGCGATTGTGTGGGTCGCCGTCATCGTGATCCTCTTCGTCCTTCCTCCCGTCGCAGACATCACCATCGACACCTTCAACTACGCGCCTATCGCCGTCGTGGTCGTCTTCCTTCTCGCCACCGTGCTTTGGTACACCACGGGGCGCCGGACGTTCATGACGAGTGCCGAACAGGAGCATCTGACGATCGACGCGGATAAGCTGCTCAACTAG
- a CDS encoding 3-oxoacyl-ACP reductase: MTEFISNRLKDRTAVITGGASGIGLATAKRFASEGANVVIADIDPAAGEAAAAAVDGIFVKVNVTDEQEVIDLFAAAKSHYGSVDIAFNNAGISPPDDASILDTGIDAWRRVQEVNLTSVYYCCKYALPYMLEQGKGSIINTASFVAVMGAATSQISYSASKGGVLAMTRELGVEFARKGVRINALCPGPVNTPLLKELFASDPERAARRLVHVPLGRFAEPEELAAAVAFLASDDASFITASTFMVDGGISGAYVTPID; the protein is encoded by the coding sequence ATGACCGAATTCATTTCAAACCGACTCAAGGACCGCACAGCCGTCATCACCGGAGGCGCCAGCGGGATCGGCCTGGCCACGGCAAAGCGTTTCGCCTCGGAGGGTGCCAACGTGGTCATCGCCGATATCGATCCGGCAGCTGGAGAAGCGGCCGCGGCCGCCGTCGATGGCATCTTCGTGAAGGTCAACGTCACGGATGAGCAGGAAGTCATCGACCTCTTCGCCGCCGCCAAGAGCCACTACGGCAGCGTGGATATCGCCTTCAACAACGCCGGCATCTCGCCGCCGGACGACGCATCCATCCTGGACACCGGAATCGATGCCTGGCGCCGGGTCCAGGAGGTAAACCTGACGAGCGTCTATTACTGCTGCAAATACGCGCTGCCGTACATGTTGGAACAGGGCAAGGGCTCGATCATCAACACCGCGTCCTTCGTGGCCGTGATGGGCGCGGCAACTTCGCAGATCTCCTACAGCGCTTCCAAGGGCGGCGTGCTGGCAATGACCCGCGAGCTGGGCGTCGAATTCGCGCGCAAGGGTGTGCGGATCAACGCATTGTGCCCCGGACCGGTCAACACTCCGCTGCTGAAGGAACTCTTCGCCTCCGATCCGGAGCGGGCAGCGCGCCGCCTGGTCCACGTGCCCTTGGGGCGTTTCGCCGAGCCCGAAGAACTGGCCGCTGCGGTGGCCTTCCTGGCAAGCGACGACGCCTCGTTCATTACCGCGTCGACCTTCATGGTTGACGGCGGCATCTCGGGAGCCTACGTCACCCCGATCGACTAG
- a CDS encoding gamma-glutamyl-gamma-aminobutyrate hydrolase family protein, whose translation MTRNQTPAPDPGSSPRPRIALTTYLQDAKWGVWDARAAVLPAAYLEAVVAAGGTPLLLPPIGTDTSVLDLVDGLIVVGGSDVDPGNYDAEPHPSTRSQPARDEHDIALTLAALEKGVPLFAICRGAQILNVALGGNLIQHVPDVLPDANYQPASGVYGEVQFGTRPGSIIAEHLGERASAPVYHHQILDRVAEGLCVTAYAADGTIEAVESTQGSWALGVQFHPEQNRSDVRLFQGFIEAARRYRDGELYAERLDPSTEFKPTETSWA comes from the coding sequence ATGACTCGGAATCAGACGCCTGCCCCAGATCCAGGTTCGAGCCCACGGCCTCGGATCGCCCTGACCACCTATCTGCAAGACGCGAAATGGGGGGTTTGGGATGCGCGGGCAGCGGTGCTGCCGGCGGCATATTTGGAAGCCGTCGTGGCGGCCGGCGGCACCCCTCTTCTTCTGCCGCCTATCGGCACGGATACCTCGGTGCTTGACCTCGTCGATGGCCTGATTGTGGTGGGCGGATCCGACGTCGACCCCGGAAATTACGACGCCGAGCCTCACCCAAGCACCCGCAGCCAGCCCGCACGGGACGAGCACGACATCGCCTTGACGCTGGCCGCACTGGAGAAGGGGGTTCCTCTGTTTGCCATCTGCCGCGGCGCGCAAATCCTGAACGTGGCCTTGGGCGGAAACCTTATCCAGCACGTGCCGGATGTGCTTCCCGACGCCAACTACCAACCCGCTTCTGGGGTTTATGGCGAAGTCCAGTTCGGTACCCGGCCGGGGAGCATTATCGCCGAACACCTGGGCGAGCGGGCATCGGCGCCTGTTTATCACCACCAGATTCTCGACCGGGTTGCCGAAGGCCTGTGCGTCACGGCGTACGCGGCGGACGGCACGATCGAGGCCGTCGAGTCGACCCAAGGAAGCTGGGCGTTGGGCGTTCAATTCCACCCTGAACAAAATCGTTCCGACGTGCGCCTCTTTCAAGGATTCATCGAGGCCGCCAGAAGGTACCGGGACGGCGAACTTTACGCTGAGCGCCTCGACCCATCCACGGAATTCAAACCGACAGAAACGAGCTGGGCGTGA
- the uraH gene encoding hydroxyisourate hydrolase: MSVSQITTHILDTGSGRPAAGVAVVLSVRDGDNWRHVATGTTDEDGRIKDLGPERVDGGSYRLNFATGPYYKAQGVDTFFPEVDLSFTVSDAGEHYHVPLLLSPFAFSTYRGS; the protein is encoded by the coding sequence ATGAGCGTTTCCCAGATAACCACCCACATCCTGGACACCGGTTCCGGGCGGCCGGCGGCCGGCGTCGCCGTCGTTCTCTCCGTGCGCGACGGAGACAACTGGAGGCACGTCGCTACCGGCACCACCGACGAGGACGGCCGGATCAAGGACCTGGGTCCTGAAAGGGTCGACGGCGGCAGCTACCGCCTGAACTTCGCAACAGGTCCGTATTACAAGGCACAGGGCGTGGACACCTTTTTCCCGGAAGTGGACTTGAGCTTCACCGTGTCCGACGCCGGCGAGCACTACCACGTACCGCTCCTGCTCAGCCCCTTCGCGTTCTCGACGTATCGGGGAAGCTAA
- a CDS encoding glutamine synthetase family protein, with translation MSSTMNDISNSVDNTVHPRNDRMLTVEQLKAQIGEGAIDTVILGFTDMQGRLQGKLLHAQFFLDSVLEHGTEGCNYLLAVDTEMNTVDGYDISSWEKGYGDMLFDLDLDTIRVLPYREGSALIQCDLSMTDGTPVSVSPRAMLKRQTAKAAERGWKALAGTELEFVVYNDSYEQAWDLDYKHLTPANQYNVDYSLLGSGRVEPLLRRIRNEMYSAGMTVESAKGECNFGQHEIAFKYDEVVTTADNHSVYKTAAKDIAHDMGQSITFMAKPNEREGNSCHIHLSLRGLDDELVFWDKATGARTKTYDHFIAGVLATMREFTLFYAPNINSYKRFVKGSFAPTAVAWGLDNRTCSVRLVGHGQSARLENRLPGGDVNPYLALSAMLAGGLYGIENELELEAATMGNAYTSGAPTVPTTMREARDLFANSVIAKEVFGEEVVRHYVNYADVELAAFESAITDWELRRGFERL, from the coding sequence ATGAGCAGCACCATGAACGACATTTCGAACTCCGTGGATAACACAGTTCACCCTCGCAATGACCGTATGCTCACCGTTGAGCAACTCAAGGCACAGATTGGCGAGGGCGCCATCGACACCGTGATTCTCGGCTTCACCGACATGCAGGGCAGGTTGCAGGGCAAGCTCCTTCACGCGCAATTCTTCCTTGATTCCGTCCTCGAGCACGGCACGGAAGGCTGCAACTACCTCCTCGCCGTTGACACGGAAATGAACACCGTGGATGGCTATGACATTTCCTCGTGGGAAAAGGGTTATGGAGACATGCTCTTCGACTTGGATCTGGACACCATCCGGGTCCTTCCCTACCGCGAGGGGAGTGCGCTGATCCAGTGCGATCTGTCCATGACCGACGGCACTCCGGTCTCCGTTTCACCCCGCGCCATGCTCAAGCGCCAGACGGCCAAGGCGGCCGAGCGCGGTTGGAAGGCACTTGCCGGAACCGAGCTTGAGTTTGTGGTCTACAACGACTCATACGAGCAGGCATGGGACCTGGACTATAAGCACCTCACTCCTGCCAACCAATACAACGTGGACTACTCGCTCCTGGGATCCGGCCGCGTGGAGCCCCTGCTTCGGAGGATCCGGAACGAGATGTACTCAGCGGGCATGACCGTGGAATCCGCCAAGGGTGAGTGCAACTTCGGCCAACACGAGATCGCGTTCAAGTACGACGAAGTGGTCACCACGGCGGACAACCATTCCGTCTACAAGACCGCGGCCAAGGACATCGCCCATGACATGGGCCAATCCATTACCTTCATGGCCAAGCCCAACGAGCGCGAGGGCAATTCCTGCCACATCCACCTGTCCCTGCGCGGACTCGACGATGAGCTGGTCTTCTGGGACAAGGCCACAGGCGCCCGCACCAAAACCTACGATCATTTCATCGCCGGTGTGCTGGCCACGATGCGGGAATTCACGCTCTTTTACGCTCCCAACATCAACTCCTACAAGCGGTTCGTCAAAGGCTCTTTCGCCCCGACCGCGGTCGCCTGGGGCCTCGACAACCGCACCTGCTCGGTGCGCCTCGTGGGGCATGGTCAAAGCGCGCGGCTGGAAAACAGGCTGCCGGGTGGCGACGTCAACCCGTACTTGGCATTGTCGGCCATGCTGGCCGGCGGGCTCTACGGAATCGAAAACGAACTCGAACTCGAGGCCGCAACGATGGGCAACGCCTACACCTCTGGAGCTCCCACCGTGCCGACGACGATGCGGGAAGCGCGGGATCTGTTCGCCAACTCCGTGATCGCCAAGGAAGTCTTCGGTGAGGAAGTAGTGCGGCACTACGTCAACTACGCCGACGTCGAACTGGCAGCTTTTGAGTCCGCCATCACGGACTGGGAGCTACGCCGCGGGTTTGAAAGGCTGTAG